The following are encoded in a window of Campylobacter concisus ATCC 51562 genomic DNA:
- the ppa gene encoding inorganic diphosphatase, producing MDVSKIKFGSNPDKINAVIEIPYGSNIKYEIDKDSGAVVVDRVLYSAMFYPANYGFVPNTLAADGDPADILVLNEYPLQAGSVIPCRLIGVLVMEDEAGMDEKLLAVPVTKIDPRYEAIKSYEDLPVATLNKIKNFFETYKILEPNKWVKVKEFKDANAAKEILDAAIKNYK from the coding sequence ATGGACGTTTCAAAGATCAAATTTGGCTCAAACCCAGACAAAATCAATGCCGTAATCGAAATACCTTATGGCTCAAATATAAAATACGAGATCGATAAAGATAGCGGCGCAGTCGTTGTTGATCGCGTGCTTTACTCAGCGATGTTCTACCCAGCAAACTACGGCTTTGTGCCAAACACACTTGCAGCCGATGGCGATCCAGCTGATATTTTGGTGCTAAACGAGTATCCACTCCAAGCTGGTAGCGTAATCCCTTGCCGCTTAATAGGTGTTTTGGTGATGGAAGATGAAGCAGGCATGGACGAGAAGCTTTTGGCTGTTCCAGTTACAAAGATCGATCCAAGATATGAAGCGATAAAAAGCTACGAAGACTTACCAGTTGCAACGCTAAATAAAATTAAAAATTTCTTTGAAACTTATAAAATTCTTGAGCCAAATAAATGGGTAAAGGTAAAAGAATTTAAAGACGCAAACGCTGCAAAAGAGATTTTAGATGCTGCGATAAAAAATTATAAATAA
- a CDS encoding NirD/YgiW/YdeI family stress tolerance protein: MKKIITAAISASIAMAGGFISKHSSETISVKDALKLNDDTKVVLEGKIKSHIKSDKYEFIDKNGDVIVVEIDNNKWGNITVNEDTPLRIRGEIDKDFTKTEIDVDSVEVIK, translated from the coding sequence ATGAAAAAGATCATAACCGCTGCAATATCTGCTAGCATCGCAATGGCTGGAGGCTTCATATCAAAGCACTCAAGCGAAACAATAAGCGTAAAAGATGCCTTAAAACTAAACGACGACACCAAAGTTGTGCTAGAAGGTAAGATAAAATCACATATAAAATCAGACAAATATGAATTTATCGATAAAAATGGTGATGTTATTGTTGTTGAAATCGACAATAACAAATGGGGCAACATAACAGTCAATGAAGATACACCTTTACGAATAAGAGGTGAGATAGATAAAGACTTTACAAAAACAGAGATCGACGTAGATAGCGTAGAGGTTATAAAGTAG
- a CDS encoding AAA family ATPase has product MIDRILIKDYLNFKNIELNFKEGLSVFTGISGAGKSVLMSAIMAVFGLKDSEARLIEADVEHKFELDEFGIENEEVNIFKLLKDKSTRYFINQQAISKKNLAQVAREHIKYLSAKEANEFENEKFLNLLDRLEISKNENFKEIKQEFEEAFLEFSKISKELATIKEEEKKVEELKELASFEIEKIRSVGPKKGEFEELMETKKRLSKKDKINEAWARAERIFELEHSVNEALSISDLDNGFFEDAMNELRVARDSLNMEELDDIDVESVLDRIEALNAIIRRYGSEEEALEALDKKEKELARYENLSFEKSELEKKFEILSKKANELAGILSRVRGVNLKELEAMINLYLKELYMPDITLRIEAKKLDILGVDEICLNLNETSLKNLSSGELNRLRLAFIAASSEITKTGGDVIILDEIDANLSGKEAMSIANVLLKLANFYQIFAISHQPQLSSKANSHFLVERHGENSVVRELDKEERVNELARMISGEHISEEAINFAKGLLK; this is encoded by the coding sequence ATGATTGATCGAATTTTGATTAAGGATTATCTAAATTTTAAAAATATCGAGCTAAATTTCAAAGAGGGTCTTAGTGTATTTACGGGCATTAGCGGCGCTGGCAAGTCGGTACTGATGAGTGCTATCATGGCTGTTTTTGGGCTAAAAGATAGCGAGGCAAGGCTGATAGAAGCTGACGTGGAGCATAAATTTGAGCTTGATGAGTTTGGCATAGAAAACGAAGAGGTCAATATTTTCAAGCTTTTAAAAGATAAGAGCACGAGGTATTTTATAAATCAGCAAGCCATTTCAAAGAAAAATTTAGCTCAAGTGGCGCGTGAGCACATCAAATATCTCTCGGCAAAAGAGGCAAACGAGTTTGAAAATGAGAAATTCCTAAATTTGCTTGATAGGCTGGAAATTTCAAAAAATGAGAATTTTAAAGAGATAAAACAAGAATTTGAAGAGGCGTTTTTAGAATTTTCTAAAATTTCAAAAGAGCTAGCCACTATAAAAGAGGAAGAGAAAAAGGTCGAGGAGCTAAAGGAGCTTGCTAGCTTTGAGATCGAGAAGATAAGAAGCGTGGGGCCTAAAAAAGGCGAGTTTGAAGAGCTTATGGAGACTAAAAAAAGGCTTAGTAAAAAGGATAAGATAAATGAGGCGTGGGCTAGAGCTGAGCGGATATTTGAGCTAGAGCATAGCGTAAATGAGGCGCTAAGTATCAGCGACCTTGACAATGGCTTTTTTGAAGATGCGATGAACGAGCTAAGAGTCGCAAGAGATAGCTTAAATATGGAGGAGCTTGACGATATCGACGTGGAGAGTGTGCTTGATAGAATAGAAGCTCTTAATGCCATCATTAGGCGATATGGCAGTGAAGAAGAAGCGTTAGAAGCGCTTGATAAAAAGGAAAAAGAGCTTGCCAGATATGAAAATTTAAGCTTTGAAAAGAGTGAGCTAGAGAAGAAATTTGAAATTTTAAGCAAAAAGGCAAATGAGCTAGCTGGAATTCTAAGCAGAGTCAGGGGCGTAAATTTAAAAGAGCTTGAGGCTATGATAAATTTATACTTAAAAGAGCTTTATATGCCAGATATCACACTGAGGATCGAGGCTAAAAAGCTTGATATTTTGGGCGTTGATGAAATTTGTTTAAATTTAAATGAGACTTCGCTTAAAAATTTAAGTTCAGGCGAGCTAAACCGTCTAAGACTGGCCTTCATAGCTGCCTCTAGTGAGATCACAAAAACTGGCGGTGATGTCATCATTTTAGATGAAATAGATGCAAATTTAAGCGGAAAAGAGGCGATGAGCATCGCAAATGTCTTGCTTAAGCTTGCAAATTTTTATCAAATTTTTGCCATTTCACATCAGCCACAGCTTAGCTCAAAGGCAAATTCTCACTTTTTGGTAGAACGTCACGGAGAAAACTCGGTCGTAAGAGAGCTCGATAAAGAGGAGCGTGTAAACGAGCTTGCGCGTATGATAAGTGGCGAACATATAAGCGAAGAAGCAATAAATTTTGCTAAAGGGCTTTTAAAGTAG
- the aspS gene encoding aspartate--tRNA ligase produces the protein MRSHYCTDLSKADIGKEVILCGWANTYRDHGGVVFIDLRDVSGLIQLVCDPADSKEAHDVAAKVRDEYVLKAKGKVRARGEGLTNPKLKTGEIEVIVSELIIENPSEPLPFMIGDESVNEDIRLKYRFLDLRSERLQNIFKMRSRAAIAARNSLDKMGFIEFETPVLTRATPEGARDYLVPSRVYPGQFYALPQSPQLFKQLLMCSGFDKYFQIAKCFRDEDLRADRQPEFTQIDIEMSFVEQEDIINMAETMLKDIFKACGYDIKTPFRRMSYKEATETYGSDKPDLRYDLKMIDVIDIFERSSNEIFSSIAKDKKKNRIKALKVPNGDNIFSKREMNRFEEFVRKFGAQGLGYFQMKEDGLKGPLCKFFEQSDLDEIVSRCELKVGDVVFFGAGKKKVVLDYMGRFRIFLAEQMNIIDQDKLEFLWVLDFPMFEQNDDGSYSAMHHPFTMPKNIDEPDLEDILSIAHDVVLNGFELGGGSIRIHKNDIQQKVFKLLGIDEEEQREKFGFLLDALTFGAPPHGGIAIGFDRLNMLVNKASSIRDVIAFPKTQRAQCPLTKAPSHASNEQLRELGLRIREKEQKA, from the coding sequence ATGCGAAGTCATTATTGCACCGATCTTAGCAAAGCTGACATCGGCAAAGAAGTAATACTTTGTGGCTGGGCAAACACATATAGAGACCATGGCGGTGTTGTTTTCATCGACTTAAGAGACGTTAGCGGGCTTATACAGTTAGTTTGCGATCCGGCTGATAGCAAAGAAGCACATGACGTGGCTGCAAAAGTAAGAGATGAATATGTCTTAAAAGCAAAAGGAAAAGTAAGAGCTAGAGGTGAAGGACTGACCAATCCAAAGCTAAAAACTGGCGAGATAGAAGTGATAGTAAGCGAGCTCATCATCGAAAATCCAAGCGAGCCACTACCATTTATGATAGGTGATGAGAGCGTAAATGAGGACATTAGGCTAAAATACCGCTTTTTAGACCTTAGAAGTGAACGCTTACAAAATATATTTAAAATGCGTTCTCGTGCGGCGATTGCGGCTAGAAATAGCCTAGATAAAATGGGCTTTATCGAGTTTGAAACTCCGGTTTTAACACGCGCAACTCCAGAAGGAGCGAGAGACTACCTAGTGCCAAGCCGTGTATATCCGGGTCAATTTTATGCGCTCCCACAAAGCCCACAGCTATTTAAGCAGCTTTTGATGTGTTCTGGCTTTGATAAATATTTCCAAATCGCAAAATGCTTCCGCGACGAAGATCTAAGGGCTGATCGCCAACCAGAATTTACTCAAATAGATATCGAAATGAGCTTTGTCGAACAAGAAGATATCATAAATATGGCTGAGACGATGCTAAAAGATATATTTAAAGCCTGCGGATACGATATCAAAACACCATTTAGACGCATGAGCTACAAAGAGGCGACTGAGACTTATGGTTCAGATAAGCCTGATCTTAGATACGATCTAAAAATGATCGATGTGATCGATATTTTCGAGCGCTCAAGCAATGAAATTTTTAGCTCTATCGCAAAAGATAAGAAGAAAAACCGCATCAAAGCGCTAAAAGTGCCAAATGGCGACAACATCTTTAGTAAGCGCGAGATGAATAGATTTGAGGAGTTTGTACGTAAATTTGGTGCACAAGGTCTTGGCTACTTCCAAATGAAAGAAGACGGGCTAAAAGGCCCACTTTGTAAATTTTTCGAGCAAAGCGATCTTGACGAGATCGTCTCAAGATGTGAGCTAAAAGTTGGTGACGTTGTATTCTTTGGTGCTGGCAAGAAAAAAGTCGTACTTGATTATATGGGAAGATTTAGAATTTTCCTAGCCGAGCAAATGAATATCATCGATCAAGATAAACTTGAGTTTTTATGGGTGCTTGACTTCCCAATGTTTGAGCAAAATGATGATGGCAGCTACTCTGCTATGCACCATCCATTTACAATGCCAAAAAATATAGACGAGCCTGATCTTGAGGACATCCTTTCTATCGCCCACGACGTCGTGCTAAACGGCTTTGAGCTTGGTGGCGGAAGTATAAGAATTCACAAAAACGATATCCAACAAAAGGTCTTTAAACTTCTTGGCATAGACGAAGAAGAGCAACGTGAGAAATTTGGCTTCTTGCTTGATGCCTTGACATTTGGTGCGCCTCCACATGGTGGTATCGCGATCGGCTTTGACAGGCTAAATATGCTCGTAAATAAAGCAAGCTCGATCCGTGACGTCATAGCCTTCCCTAAAACACAGCGCGCTCAGTGCCCACTAACAAAGGCACCAAGCCACGCCAGTAACGAACAGCTTAGGGAGCTAGGACTAAGGATAAGAGAAAAAGAGCAAAAGGCTTAA
- a CDS encoding substrate-binding domain-containing protein yields the protein MELKQTGISRRGFLKGALATAAVATPQTMLAGFTPFKSDSLQVWSCGGLSEAFNELNAIYEARTGHNIQYTGAFAGALGKSLLALQSTTELFGARVLELSKKLRKAGLSLHFRPLCFTDYVLVVPKGNPAGIRDLKDLAEPGVRVMLPLRSSPPGSGPVKGILKNSNLTDAVMKNMVANGSCVINMMCELVDGKGDASIIEKRLTTHDRFKDKIEYMPIDEKLIPPGPLTFTLNIMKYVKDERLANDFADFVCGTEGQEIFEKHGFTSIYSARGLELIERFGVKDV from the coding sequence ATGGAATTAAAACAAACCGGTATATCACGCCGTGGCTTTTTAAAAGGTGCTTTAGCCACAGCCGCTGTTGCCACGCCACAAACGATGCTGGCTGGCTTTACGCCATTTAAGTCTGACTCGCTTCAGGTTTGGTCGTGTGGAGGCCTATCTGAAGCATTTAATGAGCTAAATGCCATTTACGAGGCAAGAACAGGGCACAATATCCAATACACTGGCGCTTTTGCTGGTGCTCTTGGCAAGTCGCTTTTAGCACTTCAAAGCACGACCGAGCTCTTTGGAGCAAGGGTTTTAGAGCTTTCTAAAAAACTTCGCAAAGCTGGTCTTAGCCTCCACTTTAGACCGCTATGCTTTACCGACTACGTCCTAGTTGTGCCAAAAGGCAACCCTGCTGGCATTCGCGACTTAAAGGACCTTGCAGAACCAGGAGTTAGAGTGATGCTACCTCTTAGATCATCGCCCCCTGGCAGTGGCCCAGTCAAAGGGATCTTGAAAAACTCAAACCTCACTGATGCGGTGATGAAAAACATGGTCGCAAACGGATCATGCGTCATAAATATGATGTGCGAGCTAGTTGATGGCAAGGGCGACGCTTCGATCATCGAAAAACGCCTAACAACGCATGATAGGTTCAAAGACAAGATCGAGTACATGCCCATCGATGAAAAGCTTATCCCACCTGGACCGCTCACTTTTACGCTAAATATAATGAAATATGTAAAAGATGAAAGGCTCGCAAATGACTTTGCAGACTTTGTTTGCGGCACTGAGGGGCAAGAAATTTTTGAAAAACATGGCTTTACCTCCATTTATTCAGCGCGTGGGCTAGAGCTTATAGAAAGGTTTGGTGTAAAAGATGTGTAG
- a CDS encoding adenylate kinase: MKNLFLIIGAPGSGKTTDASIIAQQDEKFAHFSTGDLLRAEVASGSELGKLIDGFISKGNLVPLDVVVNAIVSAIKSSNKSNIIIDGYPRSVEQMTELDKVLSEQDEISLKGVIEVDVSEDVARARVLGRARGADDNNEVFNNRMKVYLDPIVPIREFYSEKELLHVVNGERGIDEIVADIKNLLAKLL; the protein is encoded by the coding sequence ATGAAAAATTTATTTTTAATCATCGGCGCTCCAGGCTCCGGCAAAACAACAGACGCATCAATCATCGCACAGCAAGATGAGAAATTTGCACACTTTTCAACTGGCGATCTTTTAAGAGCTGAAGTTGCAAGTGGTAGCGAGCTTGGCAAATTAATAGACGGCTTTATTTCAAAAGGAAATTTAGTCCCACTTGATGTCGTCGTAAATGCGATCGTATCAGCCATCAAAAGCTCAAATAAATCAAACATCATAATCGACGGCTACCCAAGAAGTGTTGAGCAAATGACTGAGCTTGACAAGGTCTTAAGCGAGCAAGATGAAATTTCTCTAAAAGGCGTCATCGAAGTAGACGTTAGCGAAGATGTGGCAAGAGCTAGAGTGCTTGGCCGTGCAAGAGGCGCTGACGATAATAACGAAGTCTTTAACAACCGCATGAAAGTCTATCTTGATCCGATAGTGCCTATCCGTGAATTTTACAGCGAAAAAGAGCTACTTCACGTAGTAAACGGCGAGCGTGGCATAGACGAGATCGTAGCTGATATCAAAAATTTACTAGCTAAACTTTTATAA
- a CDS encoding S6 family peptidase: MKNNKFGISIVLASVLCACANAQVMDIGTNYYRDYLDFAQNKGAFTPQDTPLEFAQRNGDKFTFDKIPNSGARNNKGNFTSLGRNFVVTANHTLDATAASNFNENRGWFGNTKYKYLTSHTATPTERLYNSDTAYMRTTKYIVEGQIDPIDVPNLDISGDSRATDEANIDKIQNYLNDIKNSGGARGDNVLAYQAGTGALGLEKPKIDTDGYSDVVSAREFEDQNIVNQALGGSVNEISTHYSANYKTHISSINRPGIYMFMTSDRGFRNRLLPGDSGSGFFVYDTVAQKWVLVGVLSAVADNGNYASIVTMKDFSDYRRNYENLVSGLNVSNAQLVRNKDNIFNAANGSSITLNSNLDLGHGGIVVNSGNFTLLNGIGSNKITRLAGFDVAGGASLSLNVAADTSVHKVGKGSLIVNSSGNKTLRLGDGIVDLRAVNAFEKIYLTSGRGLLRLSVDDSLKDKIFFGNGGGKLDLNGFDQIFSNVSANSNAAKITNLSTQKATLKINGESGKDTIFHASVDKNIDVKHDGQGRELVFDGDFDIDGSLSLNNAKVTLQGHPTAHATADASVLTQAVKDKIAAAGLSKPSYMDLTRPSTLSQPDWEKRKFNAKEGIKINSSELTIGKDIDVNSNIEAKNSVINLSGELTHYIDKFDGSNTYDDGLKYRQNVEKGNLLVKDVSFKNRIVMDSDSMLRVGGTKTKLKELVINGKNTAPTRSIAAGSGKLEIENLDVSGANKLTFEPDTTVAKNLNIKNFSNANGPILDFKKVLTLGAGMKFNIDFAAALRGEMTAEKTYTLVSAESIVNKGAIFNTEQKINGLFTTYAIKDGKITMRLSDKKAENPSATPGSEQELRLTGFSERQNKILNMFKNRPEYESALQSGDTETLRQMALKAESDMKEISASSLKVSVKALQNGNELINSRLSQITQLRAKADISQFRLAGLESDFKPTAAIAYEAAEASRQRNNFWVNVNGAYFKDKDSGGDLKFYGTYIGYDRSYDEFILGVNAGMSKSKFSSNTVTDDAKIYSFGAYGLFERDAHEIQSNLNLAFVNSKRSLNDLQKASVRSTGILSSNYYKYKISLGSNGEYAQAIKPVLALEFVVNGVKGFKNDRYDQKDINDFNVALGVGVEYVLNSDKNAFAAQFLVKQNVYNSDDKSYVSLNNSNEYVDYKLDNNKPAYKLNLVADTKISENFALSYQLSGMLDNDKSYGVSGGVKLEYKF; encoded by the coding sequence TTGAAAAATAACAAATTCGGTATTTCTATCGTTTTGGCAAGCGTTTTATGCGCTTGCGCGAATGCGCAGGTTATGGATATAGGGACGAATTATTATAGGGATTATCTTGATTTCGCGCAAAATAAGGGCGCTTTTACCCCGCAAGATACTCCGCTAGAATTTGCGCAAAGAAACGGCGACAAATTTACGTTTGATAAAATCCCAAATAGCGGCGCTAGGAATAATAAAGGAAATTTTACTTCGCTTGGACGAAATTTCGTCGTAACGGCTAACCATACGTTAGATGCTACCGCGGCTAGTAATTTTAACGAAAATAGAGGATGGTTTGGCAATACAAAATACAAATATCTAACCTCTCATACGGCGACCCCGACCGAGAGGCTATATAATTCCGATACCGCTTATATGCGAACCACAAAATACATCGTAGAGGGACAAATAGATCCGATAGACGTACCGAATTTAGATATTTCAGGCGATAGCAGGGCGACTGATGAGGCTAATATAGATAAAATACAAAACTATTTAAATGATATAAAAAATAGCGGCGGTGCTAGAGGCGATAACGTTCTTGCCTATCAAGCGGGCACCGGAGCACTCGGGCTAGAAAAACCGAAAATCGATACCGACGGATATAGCGACGTCGTAAGCGCAAGAGAATTTGAAGATCAAAATATCGTTAATCAGGCTTTGGGCGGAAGCGTAAACGAAATAAGCACGCATTATTCGGCTAATTATAAGACGCATATCTCGAGTATAAATAGGCCCGGCATTTATATGTTTATGACCTCTGATAGGGGTTTTAGGAACAGGCTTTTGCCCGGCGATAGCGGTTCTGGATTTTTCGTATACGATACGGTAGCGCAAAAATGGGTTCTAGTAGGGGTTTTATCGGCGGTCGCCGATAATGGCAATTACGCCTCAATCGTAACGATGAAAGATTTTAGTGACTATAGGAGAAATTACGAAAATTTAGTCAGCGGTTTAAACGTCTCAAATGCCCAACTCGTAAGAAATAAAGATAATATATTTAACGCCGCAAACGGTTCAAGCATTACGCTAAATTCTAACCTTGACTTAGGCCACGGCGGAATCGTCGTAAATAGCGGAAATTTTACCCTTCTAAACGGTATCGGAAGCAATAAAATAACTAGACTTGCGGGCTTTGACGTAGCTGGCGGCGCAAGTTTGAGCTTAAACGTAGCGGCCGATACTAGCGTACATAAAGTCGGCAAAGGAAGTTTAATCGTAAATTCTAGCGGTAATAAAACATTAAGATTAGGCGACGGTATAGTGGATCTAAGAGCCGTAAACGCTTTTGAAAAAATTTATTTAACGAGCGGTAGAGGCCTATTAAGGCTTAGCGTAGACGATAGCCTAAAAGATAAAATTTTTTTTGGAAACGGCGGAGGAAAGCTTGATTTAAACGGATTCGATCAAATTTTTAGTAACGTTTCGGCTAATTCAAACGCCGCTAAAATCACGAATTTATCCACTCAAAAAGCAACGCTTAAAATAAACGGCGAAAGCGGTAAGGATACGATATTTCATGCGAGCGTAGATAAAAATATAGACGTAAAACACGATGGGCAAGGGCGAGAGCTCGTATTTGACGGCGATTTTGATATAGACGGAAGTTTGAGTCTAAATAACGCCAAGGTTACGCTTCAAGGACATCCGACCGCTCATGCTACGGCAGATGCCAGCGTCTTAACGCAGGCGGTAAAGGATAAAATAGCCGCCGCCGGTTTAAGCAAGCCTTCGTATATGGATTTAACTCGCCCCTCTACGCTATCGCAGCCTGATTGGGAGAAGCGTAAATTTAATGCGAAAGAGGGCATAAAAATAAACTCTTCAGAACTTACGATAGGTAAGGACATAGACGTAAATAGCAATATAGAGGCGAAAAATTCCGTTATAAATTTAAGCGGCGAATTAACTCACTATATCGATAAATTCGACGGCTCAAATACTTACGACGACGGCTTAAAATACCGCCAAAACGTAGAAAAAGGAAATTTGCTAGTTAAAGACGTTAGCTTTAAAAATAGAATCGTTATGGATAGCGACAGCATGCTAAGAGTCGGCGGCACGAAGACTAAGCTAAAAGAGCTCGTAATAAACGGCAAAAATACGGCTCCTACTCGCAGCATAGCGGCTGGAAGCGGTAAATTAGAAATAGAAAATCTAGACGTTAGCGGAGCAAACAAACTAACCTTTGAGCCCGATACGACCGTAGCGAAAAATTTAAATATTAAAAATTTTAGTAATGCAAATGGGCCTATTTTGGATTTTAAAAAGGTTTTGACGCTTGGCGCGGGGATGAAATTTAACATCGATTTTGCGGCGGCTTTGAGAGGCGAGATGACTGCTGAAAAAACCTATACGCTCGTAAGCGCAGAAAGTATCGTAAACAAAGGCGCGATATTTAATACCGAACAAAAAATCAACGGTCTTTTTACGACTTATGCCATAAAAGACGGCAAAATTACGATGAGATTAAGCGATAAAAAAGCCGAGAATCCGTCTGCGACGCCGGGATCTGAGCAGGAGCTAAGGTTGACCGGATTTAGCGAACGCCAAAATAAAATTTTAAATATGTTTAAAAATAGACCGGAATATGAAAGCGCCCTCCAAAGCGGCGACACCGAGACTTTAAGACAAATGGCGTTAAAGGCGGAATCCGATATGAAAGAAATTTCGGCTTCGTCTTTAAAAGTTAGCGTCAAAGCCTTACAAAACGGCAATGAGTTAATAAATTCAAGATTATCTCAAATTACTCAGTTAAGAGCAAAGGCCGATATTTCGCAGTTTAGGCTAGCGGGACTTGAGAGCGATTTTAAGCCGACCGCCGCAATAGCCTACGAAGCGGCCGAGGCTAGCAGACAAAGAAATAATTTCTGGGTGAACGTAAACGGAGCGTATTTTAAAGATAAGGATAGCGGCGGTGATCTAAAATTTTACGGCACGTATATAGGCTACGACAGGAGCTATGACGAGTTTATTTTAGGCGTGAATGCGGGCATGAGTAAGTCCAAATTTAGCTCAAATACCGTAACCGACGATGCTAAAATTTACAGTTTTGGAGCGTATGGACTTTTTGAGCGAGACGCTCACGAGATACAGAGCAATCTAAATTTAGCTTTCGTAAATTCTAAGCGCAGCTTAAACGATTTGCAAAAGGCCAGCGTAAGAAGCACGGGTATCCTTTCGAGCAACTACTATAAATATAAAATTTCGCTCGGATCAAACGGCGAATATGCTCAGGCTATCAAGCCCGTACTTGCGCTAGAATTTGTCGTAAACGGCGTAAAGGGCTTTAAGAACGATAGATACGATCAAAAAGACATAAATGACTTTAACGTAGCTTTAGGAGTCGGCGTCGAGTATGTGTTAAATAGCGATAAAAATGCATTTGCGGCACAATTTTTAGTAAAACAAAATGTCTATAACTCTGACGACAAATCTTACGTTTCGCTAAATAACTCAAACGAATACGTCGACTACAAGCTCGACAATAACAAACCGGCCTATAAGCTAAATTTGGTCGCGGATACTAAAATTAGCGAAAATTTCGCGCTTTCTTATCAACTTAGCGGAATGTTAGATAACGACAAAAGCTACGGCGTAAGCGGCGGTGTGAAACTAGAATATAAATTTTAA
- a CDS encoding NAD(+) kinase, whose product MKNEQKFNTFCTKKVGLIAKDYPLFRQDLEKLEKILKKYNAEILLEKNCAKRIEKNGFELIKLAKECEFLITLGGDGTIISTCRKLAHISPLILGIHAGRLGFLTDIMINESEKFFKDFFDGKFEVEMPFMLDVALHKNDGKTEQKIAFNDAVIVSKNGGSMTHIEALLNEKYFNSYFGDGVIVATPAGTTAYNMSANGPIIYPLSEVFTVTPICSHSLTQRPVVLTKNHTVKFRTNSDAILVLDGQDRFDMSKISAVSVSLSNKKARLIRHIGRDYFQILKEKLHWGYND is encoded by the coding sequence ATGAAAAATGAACAAAAATTTAATACTTTTTGCACAAAAAAAGTAGGACTTATTGCTAAAGATTATCCATTATTTAGGCAAGATTTAGAAAAATTAGAAAAAATTTTAAAAAAGTATAACGCAGAAATTTTGCTTGAAAAAAATTGTGCTAAGCGCATAGAAAAAAATGGTTTTGAGCTTATAAAATTAGCCAAAGAGTGCGAATTTTTGATCACTCTTGGCGGAGATGGCACGATCATTTCAACTTGTAGAAAGCTAGCTCACATCTCGCCACTTATACTTGGTATACACGCTGGTAGACTCGGATTTCTAACCGACATAATGATTAATGAGAGTGAGAAATTTTTTAAAGACTTTTTTGATGGTAAATTTGAGGTTGAAATGCCTTTTATGCTTGACGTCGCGCTTCACAAAAATGATGGCAAAACCGAGCAAAAGATAGCATTTAACGATGCAGTCATCGTTAGTAAAAATGGCGGTTCGATGACACATATCGAGGCACTTTTAAATGAAAAATATTTTAATTCATATTTTGGTGACGGCGTTATAGTAGCGACACCTGCTGGAACCACGGCATATAACATGAGCGCAAATGGCCCTATTATCTATCCATTAAGCGAAGTTTTTACAGTAACTCCTATCTGCTCGCACTCACTTACACAGCGTCCAGTCGTGCTTACGAAAAATCATACGGTTAAATTTAGAACAAATAGCGATGCGATTTTGGTACTTGATGGTCAAGATAGGTTTGATATGAGTAAAATTTCAGCTGTCAGCGTGAGCCTTAGCAACAAAAAAGCTAGGCTGATACGCCATATTGGTAGGGATTATTTTCAAATTTTAAAAGAGAAACTTCACTGGGGTTATAATGATTGA